A single Panthera tigris isolate Pti1 chromosome A3, P.tigris_Pti1_mat1.1, whole genome shotgun sequence DNA region contains:
- the ARHGAP40 gene encoding LOW QUALITY PROTEIN: rho GTPase-activating protein 40 (The sequence of the model RefSeq protein was modified relative to this genomic sequence to represent the inferred CDS: inserted 1 base in 1 codon), translated as MDGFWMQVEWIQQKVGLQEEDGSGGINLLPQGEVGSPWLQDMGLPGLLGGQGLDGDHQGLLSTLTQTQMAAVRWLDVYTRSTRRRHEVPAGGVRDIFGGFSSTVFSGYGILEEVFSEDGDSVRKQTQLSSGASKSPPGLNPQPKSLLPGVMTSAPDLSCCWVYRRIWAEAGREGRREEAFHVDAACWGQAVWLLQRPRHPHPLPGGTCSKCSLPMSTLPRRLVAGPILGHQHTPPRPPHPSVLPGTQRSVVDSSATYPVTARVGDRGAGSYGHADLGIGDLSLQDMREIPALAPDPTAAPGALLGLVLKRSKTGKQKAQVCETRRGVPLDSLLEADCKALPSTLGPLILQAAPLYAGLFSGDECPHNDASKLLKRFLQELPAPPVPAEHLPASAALPREDAPAFCLWGEEHLMSVALVGQGAWWEDNVVPVIVSSFSVSQVRELNNSSGXRPQLCDGGLETWLRRLHEERDQVSVPTPRGQAPLTTWLPGPALLFRPPGGAPAPSERKRSSPYPRAVTERLSPGSQGQEGSKNTDSLLPR; from the exons ATGGATGGCTTTTGGATGCAGGTAGAGTGGATCCAACAGAAGGTTGGGCTGCAGGAAGAGGATGGCAGCGGGGGCATAAACCTGCTCCCACAGG GGG AAGTCGGATCACCGTGGCTGCAGGATATGGGCCTGCCAGGCCTCCTTGGAGGCCAGGGCTTGGACGGTGACCACCAGGGGCTCCTGTCCACCCTGACGCAGACCCAGATGGCTGCTGTGCGCTGGCTGGACGTCTACACCCGCTCAACCCGAAGACGGCACGAAGTACCTGCCGGAGGTGTCAGGGACATCTTTGGAGGCTTCAGTTCAACG GTCTTTAGCGGCTATGGGATCTTGG AGGAAGTATTTTCAGAGGATGGGGACTCGGTTAGGAAACAGACCCAGCTCAGTTCCGGGGCTTCTAAGTCTCCTCCGG GCCTGAATCCGCAGCCTAAGAGCTTGCTTCCTGGAGTCATGACCTCAGCCCCTGATCTTAGTTGCTGCTGGGTTTA CCGCAGAATCTGGgcggaggcaggcagggaggggaggagggaggaagcctTCCACGTGGACGCTGCCTGCTGGGGACAGGCTGTTTGGCTCCTGCAGaggccccgccacccccaccccctccccggagGCACCTGCTCAAAGTGTTCCCTGCCGATGAGCACACTGCCCAGACGGCTGGTGGCGGGCCCCATCCTCGGGCACCAGCACACCCCGCCtcgccctcctcacccctccgTGCTGCCGGGCACCCAGCGATCCGTTGTTGATTCCTCAGCCACCTACCCAGTAACTGCCCGCGTCGGGGACCGGGGAGCAGGGAGCTACGGGCAC GCAGATTTGGGGATAGGAGACTTGTCTCTACAGGACATGCGGGAGATCCCTGCTCTGGCCCCTGACCCCACCGCTGCGCCTGGCGCCCTCCTTGGCTTGGTCCTGAAGAGGAGTAAGACCGGGAAGCAGAAGGCACAGGTCTGTG AAACACGCCGAGGCGTGCCCCTCGACTCCCTGCTGGAAGCTGACTGCAAAGCCCTCCCCAGCACCCTGGGCCCGCTGATCCTTCAGGCC gcgcccctgtacgcTGGCCTTTTCAGCGGGGACGAGTGTCCCCACAACGACGCGTCCAAGTTGCTCAAGAGGTTCCTTCAGGAGCTGCCAGCGCCTCCGGTCCCTGCCGAGCACCTCCCCGCCTCCGCCGCGCTGCCCCGTGAGGATGCCCCAGCCTTTTGCCTTTGGGGAGAAGAGCATTTGATGTCAGTGGCCTTGGTTGGACAGGGGGCATGGTGGGAAGACAACGTGGTCCCTGTGATC GTCTCCTCTTTCTCGGTCTCTCAGGTGCGAGAACTGAATAACAGCAGTG CGCGCCCCCAGCTCTGCGACGGGGGCCTCGAGACCTGGCTGCGAAGATTACACGAAGAGAGGGACCAGGTGAGTGTCCCCACGCCACGGGGACAAGCGCCGCTCACAACCTGGCTGCCGGGACCGGCGCTGCTGTTtcggccaccagggggcgccccGGCCCCGTCGGAGCGAAAGAGGAG TAGCCCATATCCTCGGGCAGTCACAGAGCGCCTCAGTCCTGGTTCACAGGGTCAAGAAGGCAGTAAGAACACGGACAGCCTCCTTCCTCGATAA